A genomic segment from uncultured Alistipes sp. encodes:
- a CDS encoding reverse transcriptase domain-containing protein has translation MKRIGNLYEKVCSIENLQLADEKARKGKLRTYGVIEHDKNREDNLLKLRETLLNGTFHTSKYDVFTIYEPKEREIYRLPYFPDRILHHAIMNVLEPIWVSTFTADTYSCIKNRGIHAAAKKVKQALREDPVGTTFCLKLDIRKFYPSINHDVLKSILRRKLKDKRLLCLLDEIVDSADGVPIGNYLSQYFANLYLTYFDHWIKEQKGVKYYFRYADDIVILAPDKAYLHSLMGEIRAYLGDLKLEVKGNWQVFPVAARGIDFVGYVFFHTHTRMRKGIKKDLLPAVGEVEQTEKATIRKGL, from the coding sequence ATGAAGCGAATAGGAAACTTGTACGAAAAGGTTTGTTCTATCGAAAACTTGCAGCTTGCGGACGAAAAGGCCCGTAAGGGTAAGTTACGCACGTACGGAGTTATCGAACACGATAAAAACCGGGAAGATAACCTGTTGAAGTTGCGCGAAACCTTGCTAAACGGTACTTTCCATACATCGAAGTACGACGTATTCACTATTTACGAACCCAAAGAACGGGAAATATACCGCTTGCCTTACTTTCCCGACCGCATTTTGCACCACGCTATAATGAACGTCTTAGAGCCTATTTGGGTTTCGACCTTCACGGCGGACACTTATAGCTGCATTAAGAACCGGGGGATTCATGCGGCTGCGAAGAAGGTAAAACAGGCCCTACGGGAAGACCCGGTAGGCACTACGTTTTGTTTGAAGCTGGATATTCGCAAGTTCTATCCTTCGATTAACCACGACGTGCTAAAATCCATTCTACGCCGCAAGTTGAAGGATAAAAGGCTACTTTGCCTGCTTGACGAAATTGTAGATTCGGCGGACGGCGTACCTATCGGAAACTATCTAAGCCAATATTTCGCTAACCTTTATTTAACCTACTTCGACCATTGGATAAAGGAGCAGAAAGGCGTAAAATATTACTTCCGCTATGCGGACGACATTGTAATACTTGCGCCCGATAAAGCCTACCTTCATTCCTTAATGGGCGAAATTAGGGCGTATTTGGGGGACTTGAAATTAGAGGTTAAAGGGAACTGGCAAGTTTTCCCCGTAGCGGCTCGCGGTATCGACTTCGTAGGATATGTATTTTTCCATACGCATACCCGAATGCGAAAGGGCATTAAAAAAGACCTTTTGCCGGCGGTTGGCGAAGTTGAACAAACGGAAAAGGCCACTATCCGAAAAGGACTTTAA
- a CDS encoding glycosyl hydrolase 108 family protein — protein sequence MADVRKLLPFILKWEGGFVNDPLDKGGATNKGVTIATWRNVGYDKDGDGDIDVDDLKLLTEDDVLNRVLKPHYWDRWKADDIVSQPVADILVDWVWGSGANGIKIPQRILGVQADGIVGPKTLQAVNNADPRTLFDAIKAEREAFLYRIVERDPSQKRFIKGWLNRLNALKFSEA from the coding sequence ATGGCAGACGTAAGAAAACTTTTACCCTTCATTTTGAAGTGGGAAGGCGGGTTTGTAAACGACCCGCTGGATAAGGGCGGCGCAACCAACAAGGGCGTAACTATCGCCACTTGGCGCAATGTAGGCTACGATAAGGACGGGGACGGCGATATAGACGTAGACGACCTTAAACTGCTTACGGAAGACGACGTTTTGAACCGGGTATTAAAGCCCCACTATTGGGACAGGTGGAAGGCCGACGACATCGTAAGCCAGCCGGTCGCCGATATTTTGGTGGATTGGGTTTGGGGTTCCGGCGCGAACGGCATTAAGATACCCCAGCGCATATTAGGAGTACAGGCGGACGGTATCGTAGGCCCGAAGACCTTGCAAGCCGTCAATAACGCCGACCCGCGCACGTTGTTCGACGCTATTAAGGCCGAGCGCGAAGCCTTCCTTTACCGGATTGTGGAACGCGACCCTTCGCAAAAGCGGTTTATCAAAGGTTGGCTTAACCGGCTTAACGCCCTTAAATTTTCGGAAGCATGA